Below is a window of Streptobacillus canis DNA.
GGAGCAGGATTAGGATATCAATTTGATAAATTAGAATCAAGAAGAAAAGATATGTTAACATTACAAAGAAATGGAAACATTAATTTACTTGATGAAAAAGTTTATGAACTTGATAATAGTGTTAAAGAATTAAGAGAGCAATTAAATCAATTAGAAAAATTAGTTAAAGAGTTAATTAATAAATAAAATTGATAATTAAGAAGTTTGAAAATTAGATATTAATCTAAATTTTCAAACTTTTTTTTATTCTATAGGAAATTAGAAGTTTAATAAAAATGATATATTTTTATTAATTAGTATAAAATACAACAACAATTTATATTAATTCAAAATAATAGATAAATTTAAGTAACAGAAAAATACCTATTTAAATAATAGGCCATTAGGATTATAGAATTTATGAATAGGAGGTCCAATAGAATTATTTATAAAGAGTTCATAAGCTTCAAGATAAATATTACAATTAGGACACATAAAAGGATCAAAGTCCCAAATAGCTTTAAAGTTCTTTCTAAAAAGAGAAGGAACTTTTTTAAGTTAAAGTAAAATCTAACTTATTAGATTTTCTTCTAGCATAGAAGCCAAATCTATTAATCATCTTAAAATGTTTATAAGGTAAATGAAAAAGTAATTTAGCAACAAAATCTTGAATAGTTAAAGTTTTATAAGTAATTTCTTTATTATTAGCTAAATCATTAAACATAAAAGTGACAATATTTTTATTAAGATTAATATCAACAATTTTATACTCAGCAATAGGGACTCTAGCTAAATATCTACCGAGGTATTGGATAATACCTTTAGGGTTATTAACATCATTATCACCAACATTAAAGAAGAATCTAACATCTTCTTTAATCATTTTAGAAGCCATATCTAAAGCATTTTTTTTAATAGTATCATTAGGATAATTAGCTTGACTTAAGGCTCTATATACGACATATCTCCATTGATTAGCAATAGAATTAACATGAAAATAATTAAGTTTTTTAAAGATAAAATTTTTATTTAATCCCCCAAGAGAAACGATATAAATGACATCAGAATCAGTAAAGAATTTATTATTAGATTTAGGTATATATATTTTTCTTTTCTTTTTATCATGAATATTATGGAATTGATATTTGAAAATATTATTAATATCAGCAGCTAATTTAGAAAGAATAGTTTTATCATAAGCAATAAATTTTCTAAATTGTTGAGGAATAGTAAAAAGAACATGTCTATGAGGAATATTAATTAATTGATTAGTGATGGAGTTAGTCCATTTAATAGAGTAATTATATCCACAAGAATTACATAATCTAGATTTATAAGTAAGTTTCATTTTATGTTGAAAGTTACAGATATGACATCTATATGAAATGAAAGCTTTAGAGAGGTCACCACAAGCAAGAAATTTATTAATA
It encodes the following:
- a CDS encoding IS91 family transposase, which encodes MYLNQYYLTNSLNSIKPYSSNQHISNSINKFLACGDLSKAFISYRCHICNFQHKMKLTYKSRLCNSCGYNYSIKWTNSITNQLINIPHRHVLFTIPQQFRKFIAYDKTILSKLAADINNIFKYQFHNIHDKKKRKIYIPKSNNKFFTDSDVIYIVSLGGLNKNFIFKKLNYFHVNSIANQWRYVVYRALSQANYPNDTIKKNALDMASKMIKEDVRFFFNVGDNDVNNPKGIIQYLGRYLARVPIAEYKIVDINLNKNIVTFMFNDLANNKEITYKTLTIQDFVAKLLFHLPYKHFKMINRFGFYARRKSNKLDFTLT